The DNA sequence CCTCGGCGCTCTACCTCGCGGGCGAGGGCACCGTCCCGGCGGAGAAGGTCAAGATCCTCTCGACCGGAGACATGATCACCGCCGCGCGGCGGACCAGCGCGAAGTCGGTCCTGGTCGCCACCGAGATCGGCATGCTGCACCAGCTGCGCCGGGCCGCGCCGGAGATCGACTTCCGCGCGGTGAACGACCGGGCGTCGTGCCGGTACATGAAGATGATCACCCCGGCCGCCCTCCTGCGCGGGCTGCGCGAGGGCAAGGACGAGGTGCACGTGGACCTGGAAACCGCGAAGCGTGCCCAGGGCGCGGTCCAGCGCATGATCGAGATCGGGCAGCCCGGCGGCGGGGAATGAGCACCCCCGCGTGGGAGGCCCGCGCCGACCTGCTGGTCGTCGGCACGGGTGTGGCCGGTCTGACGGCGGCGCTGCGCGCGCGTGAGCTGGGGCTGCGGGTCCTGGTGGTGACCAAGGCCGCCGGCGAGGACGGCAACACCCGGTGGGCGCAGGGCGGCGTGGCCGTCGTGCTGCCCGGCGAGCACGACGAAGGCGACACCGTCGAGCTGCACGTGCGCGACACGCTGGTGGCCGGGGCCGGCCTGTGCGACGAGGCCGCGGTCGAGGCGATCATCGCCGGCGGCCCGGCCGCGGTGACGCGGCTGCGCGAGCGGGGCGCGGTGTTCGACGCCGGGCCGACCGGTGGGCCGGCCCGCACGCGGGAGGGCGGGCACAGCGCGTTCCGGGTGGTGCACGCGGGCGGTGACGCGACCGGCGCGGAGGTCGAGCGCGCGCTGTTGGCGGCGGTGTCGGACGGTCGGGTGCCGGTGCTGGAGAACCACGTCGCGGTGGACGCGGTGCGCACGCCGCTCGGCCAGGTGTGCGGCCTGCTGGTGCTGGACGGCAACGGCGTGCCCGGCGTGCTCGGTGCGCCCGCCGTGCTGCTGGCCAGCGGCGGTCTCGGCCAGCTCTACCAGGCCACGTCCAACCCGGAGGTGGCCACCGGCGACGGCCTGGCGCTGGCGTTGCGCGCGGGCGCGGTGGCGGCGGACGTCGAGTTCGTCCAGTTCCACCCGACCGTGCTCTACACCGGGCGCGGCGCGCGTGGCCGGTGCCCCCTGGTCACGGAGGCGGTGCGCGGCGAGGGCGCGGTGCTGGTCGACGCGACCGGCGCGCGGGTCATGCGCGGCGTGCACCCGCTGGAGGACCTGGCACCGCGCGACGTGGTGGCGGCGGCGATCACCCGGCACATGGCGGGCGGTCCGGGCGGCGTGGACGACCACGTGTTCCTCGACGCCACGGGCATCTCCGACTTCGCGCGCCGGTTCCCGACCGTGCACGCGGCCTGTCTCGCGGCGGGCATCGACCCGGCGGCCGGGCCGATCCCGGTCGCGCCGGCGGCGCACTTCGCGTGCGGCGGCGTCGTGTCCGATGTGGACGGGCGGACGGGCGTGACCGGCCTGTACGCGGCGGGTGAGGTGGCCCGCACCGGGCTGCACGGCGCGAACCGGCTGGCGTCCAACAGCCTGCTCGAAGGTCTGGTCGTGGGCACGCGGGTGGCCGAGGCGGTCGCGGCGGACCTGGCGCTGGGCGTGCTGGCCAAGCCGTCGGCGTCGGCCGCGGTGGAGCTGCCGACCGCGCCGGTCGCGGCCCGGGACTCGTTGCAGCGCGTCATGTCCCGGTACGCGGCGATCGGCCGTGACGCCGAGGGCCTGGCGGTGGTCGGCTCGGTGCTCGACCTGTCCACCGCGGACCGCACGCTGGACAGCCGGGAACTGGTCGAGGACGCGGCGCTCACGGTGGCCGCGCGGGCGTTGATCGCGGCGGCGGCGGAGCGCGAGGAGTCGCGCGGCTGCCACGTGCGCACCGACTTCACCGAGCGGGACGACCTGCGCTGGCAGCGCAGCCAGGTGGTCCGGCTCAACCCGTCCGGCCAGCCGGTGCTGGCCGATCCGGCAGTGGCCAGGGGAGTGGCATGAACCTCGGACTGGATCTGGACGACGCGCGGCGCGTGATCGCGACGGCGCTGGAGGAGGACCTGCGGTACGGCGCGGACGCGACGACGGTGGCGACCGTGCCCGCGGACGCGGTGGCCGTGGCGGAGCTGACGCCCCGCGCGGCCGGTGTGCTCGCGGGCATCCCGGTGGCGCTGGAGGTGTTCCGGCAGGTCACCGACGTGGAGGTGCTGGAGGAGCGGCGGGACGGCGACAAGGCCGTGCCGGGCGAGCCCGCGCTGGTGCTGCGCGGCCCGGTGCGCGGCCTGCTCACCGCCGAGCGCACCGCGCTGAACCTGCTGTGCCACCTGTCCGGCGTGGCCACGCTCACCGCCGCCTGGGTGGACGAGGTGGCGGGCACCAAGGCGCGGGTGCGCGACTCCCGCAAGACCCTGCCGGGCCTGCGGCTGCTGGAGAAGTACGCGGTGCGCTGCGGTGGCGGTGTCAACCACCGGCTCGGCCTCGGCGACGCGGTGCTGATCAAGGACAACCACGTGCGCGCCGCGGGCTCGGTCCGGGCGGCGCTGGCCGCCGTGCGCGCCCACGCGCCGCACCTGCCGTGCGAGGTCGAGGTCGACTCGCTGGACCAGCTCGACGAGGCCGTCGCCGAGGGCGCGGAACTCGTGCTGCTGGACAACTTCACCGCCGCCGGGTGCGCGGAGGCGGTGCGCCGGGCGGGAGGCGTCGCGCTGGAGGCGTCCGGCGGGCTCACGCTGGACGTGGCCAGGTCCTACGCCGAGACCGGCGTGGACTTCCTGGCCGTCGGCGGCCTCACGCACTCCGCCCCGGCGCTCGACCTCGGGCTGGACCTGCGCTAGCCGCCGACGGTGGGGTCGCGCCCGAGCCCGGGGCACGGGGCACGGGCGCGACCTGGTCAGGAGTCGCGCCGCCCGGTCCGGTCGTCGCGCTCCACGTCCACCCGTTCCTTGCGGACCTCGCCGCGGACGTGCTGCTCCTCGGTCACGGTCTGCTTGTCGAGCCGGACCTTCTCCGCCGGTGTGGTCCTCTTCTCCACCACCGGTTCCTGGCGGTGCAGCGTGACCTCGGTCTCCTCGTCGGTGAACGCGCGGTCGGTCGGCGCGCCGTCGGCGGGCTCGCGCACCACGCGCACCTCCTCGTGCGACACCGGCACCGTCACGTCCTTCTGCTCGGTCACGGTGTGCTTGACCAGCCGCACGCGGCCGGCCTCGACGTCGCGCGTGCCGACGTCCAGCTCTTCCTCGTAGCGGGTGACCGAGTCGCCGGAGCGCGCCTCGTGGCGGCCGCCCTGCCCGGCGGCCGGGGCCCGGCCCGAGGTCGTCGCCTCGCGGCGCACGTCGCCGATCCCCTCGGCGCGGGTCTCACCGGGCATCCCGGTGCCGCGGGTCTCGCCGCGCGTCACCCCGGACGTCCGGCCGGCGCCCGGCATCGGCGTGGGCTTGGTCTCGCCGCGCCCGCGGCCCGGCAGCCGGTCGTGGTCGCCGGAGCGGTGCGACGGGATCAGGCCGTAGTACGCGTACAGCTCGTCCTGCTGCTTGTCGGACATGTGCTCGTCGGAGACGTCGATCTTCGGCGCGTCCTTGACCTGCTGCTTGTCCACGGGGACGGTGATCACCCCGTTGCCCAGCGTCGCGTCCTGGATCGGCACGAACGACTCCTTGAGACCGAACATGCCGGTGTGCACCGACGCCCACATCGGGCGCCCGTCCCGATCGTCGAGCCACACCTGCTTCACCGAGCCGATGCGCTCGCCGTGCTCGTCGATCACGTCGCAGTCGTACAAGCGGTCCACTTCGGCCTGGTTGATCATGGCCGGGTCCCTTCGCGTGTCGTTTTGGTCCCGCGGAGGGCTTCCCGGCGCGAAGGGCCACCTATTCGGCTGCCACCTGTTCGTGTGAGGCAACATCCCTCGAAAGAACTTCAGAGCCGGCGATTCGCCAGGACGGGCAAGGCGTTCCTCGCGCGCGTGACACTCTCGGTGTCCACTTCGGTCAGCACGAGGCCCGGCTCGCCCGCCAACTGCTCGACCACCTCGCCGAACGGCGACGCGACGGTGCTGTAGCCGATGCCCGTGGGCGCGCCGTGGTCGACGCCCGGATCGGCCTGGCCGCAGGCCAGCACCCACGACGTGCAGTCCAGCGCGCGGGCGCGGACCAGCAGCTCCCACTGCTCCCGCTTGCCCGGTCCCGCGCCCCACGACGCGCACAGCAGCACGGCCGTCGCGCCGCGGTCGGCCAACGCCCGGAACAGCTCCGGGAACCGCACGTCGTAGCAGGTGGCCAGGCCGAACGTGACGCCGTCGACCTCGACGGCCACCGGCGCCGCGCCGGGTGCGACCGTGTGCGACTCGGTGAACCCGAACGCGTCGAACAGGTGGATCTTGTCGTAGCCGACGTGGTGGCCGGCGCCCGTGACCAGCAGGGTGTTGGTGACCCGGCCGTCGGGTGCGGGCGTGAACATGCCCGCCACCACGACCACGCCGTGCTCGTCGGCGATGTCGCGCACCGCGCTCGCCCACGGGCCGTCCAGCGGCTCGGCCACCGGGCCGAGGGGGACGCCGAAGCGGCACAGGGTGGCCTCGGGGAACACGACCACGCGGGCGCCCGCGGCCGCCGCGCGCCCGGTCTGCGACCGCACCAGGTCGAGGTTCGCCGCCGGGTCGCTGGACGAGGTGATCTGGCAGAGGGCGACACGCATGTGGCCCACTCTAGGTAGTGTCGGGTCTCGTGCGCTCCCTCCTGCCCCCGCTCGTCCTCGTCGCCTCGCTCGCCGCCGCGGGGTGCACGGGCACGACGACACCGAGCGCGGAGGGCACCTCGGACAACAGCGCGCTCGTGCTGGCCGACCCGATCGAGCCGACCACGGTGAACCCCCTGCTCGGCTACGGCCGCGAGGGCGTGTCGAAGCTGTACGACGGCCTGGTGGAGCACCGCGCGGACGGCTCGGTGCGGCCCCAGCTCGCGGCGGACCCGCCCGCGCCCGCCCCGGACGGGCTGAGCTGGACCGTCCGGCTGCGCGACGACGTCCGGTTCACCGACGGCACCTCGTTCGGGCCCGAGGACGTGGTGGCGACCTACCGGGCGCTGCTGGACCCGGCGTCCGGCTCGACCGAGCGGGCCGCGTACCCGGAGCTGACCGGCGTCGAGCAGCTCGACGTGCGCACGGTCCGCTTCACGCTGTCCCGGCCGTGGGCGGCGTTCCCGCACACGCTGGTGCTCGGCATCCTGCCCAGCGAAGCGCTCGGCGGGCCGCTGCCCGACGTGCGACCGGTCGGGACGGGCCCGTACAAGCTGGTGGAGTGGCGCAAGGGCGACCGGATGGTGCTGGAGGCCAACACCGACTACTTCGGCGGCGAGCCGAAGATCCGCAAGCTGACCGTGGTGTTCGTGCCCGACGACAACACGCGCGCGCAGCGGATGCAGGCGGGCGAGTTCGACGGCACCGAGCTGCCGCCCCGGCTGGCCGCGTCGTTCGGCACCGCGAACGGCATGAGGGTGATCACGCACCGCACCGCCGACCTGCGTGCCGTCACGCTGCCGGGTGGCCCCGTGACGGGGGACAGCGCGATCAGGATGGCGTTGAACCACGCGGTCAACCGCAAGGGCATGGTGGACAACCTGCTCGGCGGCAAGGGCGCGGTGGCGACCACGCCGGTGCCGGACGCGCTGCCGGAGTTCGTGGAGACCGGGGCGCGGTTCGATCACGACAAGGCGCTGGCCGAGCTGCTGCTGGACCAGGCGGGCTGGGTGCGCGGCGCGGACGGCGTGCGGGCGCGCGACGGGGTGGCAGCCCGGTTCACGCTGATGTACCCGATCGGCGACGTGGTGCGCGCCGACCTGGCCACCGCGTTCGCGGCGGACGCCAAGGCGGTCGGCGTCGACGTGCAGTTGGCCGGGCTGGGCTGGGACGCCGTCACGCCGAGGCTGGGCGCGGACGCGCTGCTGCACGGCGGCGGCACGCCGTTCGACCCGGACCTGATGACCTACGAGGAGCTGCACACGCCCAACCCGTGGGGCTACTCGAACCCCCAGGTCGACGCTGCCCTGGACATCGGGCGCACGGTGCTGGACCCGGCGCAGCGCGCGGCGGCCTACAAGCAGTTCCAGCGGGCGTACGCGGCCGCGCCGGGCATGGTCGTGCTGGCGTCGGTGCAGCACACCTACGTGGTGCGGGAGAACTGGAACGGCTACCAGGAGGTCGTCGACCCGCACGCGCGGGGCGCGCTGTCGTGGGGTCCGTGGTGGAACCTGGAGAAGTGGACGCCCCGCTAGGGCCGATGTTGTTGCATCCTTGTGGCGATAGTGGTGTGGTCCACGAGCTGAAGGGGACGCCGTGACGATCTTCCTCGACTCCGCCGGTTCCTCCCTGCCGCCGCGTGAGGTGCTGGACGAGGTGATCGGCCACCTGCGGCGGGAGGCGGAGGTCGGCGGGTACGTCGCCGCGCGGGAGCGGGCCGACGACCTGGAGGCCGGGTACGGGGTGTTCGCCGAGCTGCTGGGCGCGCGGCCGGACGAGGTCGCGTTCACCGACAGCGCCACCCGCTCGTGGCTGACCGCGTTCGACGCCGTGCCGCTGGTCGCGGGGGACCGGGTGCTGTTCAGCGAGGCCGAGTACGCGGGCACGGCCATCCCCATCCTGCGCCGGGCGCGCGAGGTGGGCGCCACGGCCGAGGCGGTGCCGTCCGACGCGTTCGGGCAGGTCGACGTGGACGCGCTCAAGGAGATGCTGGACGAGCGGGTGAAGCTGGTCTCGCTCGTGCACGTGCCCACCAACAGCGGGCTGGTCAACCCGGCGCGCGAGGTCGCCGAGGCCGCGCACGCGGTGGGCGCGCTGGTGCTGCTGGACGCCTGCCAGTCGATCGGGCAGTTGCCGGTGCGGGCCGACGAGCTGGGCGTGGACCTGATCGCGGGCACGGGCCGCAAGTGGCTGCGCGGGCCGCGGGGCACCGGTGTGCTGGTCGTGCGCCGCGAGGCCGCCGCGCGGATGCGGCCCAGGCTGGTCGACCTGCACAGCGCCGAGTGGGTCGCGCCCGACGAGATCCGGCTGCGCGACGACGCCCGGGTTCACGAGATCTGGGAGAGCAGCGTCGCCGACCGGCTCGGGCTCGTCGCCGCGGCGCGGTACGCGCTGGCCAAGGGCATCGACGTGATCGAACGCGAGGTCGGCGAGCGCGCGCAGCGGCTGCGTGACGGGTTGAGCGCCCTGCCCGGCGTGACGGTGCGCGACCCCGGCGTGCGCAAGGCCGGCCTGGTCACGTTCACGGTGGACGGGGTCGCGGCGGCCGACGTGCGGGACCGGCTGGCCCGCGACGGCGTCACGGTCACCGTCAGCGGCGCGTCGTCCACGCTGCTGGACATGACCCGGCGCGGGCTCGACGAGGTCGTGCGGGCCTCGCCCCACTACTTCGTCGAACCCGCGCAGGTCGATCAGGCCGTGGCGGCCGTCAGCAGGTGCGCCCGGTGATTTGTCCTGACTGACCGGCGATACCATTCGACGGTGACGATGGCAGACATGCCGTGGACTGAGGTCGAACCCCTTCCGGTGCTCAACGGCGATCTTCAGTCGTTGCTCGACACGGTACGTGCTATTCAGGGTGCCTGGAAGTCGGTAGTTGCGGCCAATGACGAGGCATTCCACGAGGCGCGTCGCAGGTCTTTGCGGCGCCATGCCATCGAAACGGGCATCATCGAGCGGCTGTACGACATCGACTGGGGCGTCACCGAGGCGTTGGTCGCTGAAGGGCTGACAGCCGACGCGGTGGCTCGCGTCGGTGACGGCTCAGTCAACGAGGACGTTCTTGAAGTCGTGCGATCGCAGTACGAGACTTTGGAATTTTTGGTGCAGTCCGCGCGTGAAGGTCGTGACCTTTCCGTGTCGTTGATCAAAGAACTGCACGTGGCACTGACGAGGCGGCAGCCTACGTACACGGCGACAGGCCCCACCGGCATGGTGTTCCAGGCGACTCTGCACCATGGCGAGTGGAAGCAGCAAGTCAACCACGTAACCCGTCCGGACGGGTCACTGCTGGAATATACGCCACCGGAACAAGTGGCATCGCAGATGGATCGATTGGTCGAGTTGTACCGTGACTACGGCGACCGTGATCCGATCGTTCAGGCGTCGTGGTTGCATCACCGCTTCGTCCGGATTCACCCGTTCGAGGACGGTAACGGTCGTGTCGCGCGCTGCCTGACGTTGCTCATCCTCCTTAAGCACGACTTGGCGCCGCTGGTTGTCGACCGTCGTGAGCGCACGCGTTATCTGCAGTGCTTGGACCGGGCCAACGAGGGCGATCTGCGCCCCTTGGTGCGGTTCTTCGCGGAACTCGAAATCGGTGCGCTGCGAAGTGAGTTGGAGCGTCCGGTAGCCGCCGAGCACGCCCTCGCCGAGGGGGCAGGCGCGCTGACCGTGCTCGAGGCCGGGATCGGCCGGCTCCGCGAACTACGGTCCGCGAGTGGCACCGCTGATCGTTCGGCCAGGGTCGGTGCGCTGGCTGACGGAATCCAGCAAAAGATCCACTCGTGGCTCGAAGGTATGAAAGATAAGATCGGCGCACTCCTCCGTGAAGGCATCGACAATGATGCGAAAGCCACCGTAGTGAGCGCCGCGCCTCCCAGTGCCGAGGCACGTTATTGGCGACGGCAAGTTATCCGAGCGGCGCGGAGTGTCGACTTCTACACCAACCTCCGGGAAGGCGTGTGGTGGACACGGCTGCACCTCGTGGCTTTTGAGCAGAAGCTGCGCTATCTGGTTTTCCTGCAGAAGACCGGTATCGGTGAGACGGGTGTGCTGACACTGACCGTCTACGCCGAGATGTTGAGTTCCGACAGCAGTGAGGACGGCTCCTCGGTCGCGGATCCGATCGTCGAGTCGTCACCGACCGAGACGGTGACCTGGACCTGGACGCACTCACCTGATGACCAGTGGGCGACAGTCGTCGAGGTGCTCGACACGACGTTGGCGAGCGCCCTGGCCAAGTTCACCTCGGGTCTTGGGTGAAACATCACCCGGCGCGGGCTCGACGAGGTCGTGCGGGCCTCGCCCCACTACTTCGTCGAACCCGCGCAGGTCGATCAGGCCGTGGCGGCCGTCAGCAGGTGCGCCCGGTGATGCGCGGGACGCAGTCGGAGTAGTCGAGGAACAGCTGCACCGCGGTGTCGTTGCGCGAGGTCTGCGCCGCGATCACGGTGTCGCGCGGGTAGAAGCCGCTGGTGCCGCTCGCCGACGCCGGGTACATCTCGAACGTGTAGCTCCAGATCTTGTGCGCGGCCCACATCCAGTCGTCCACGCTGCCGTCGGTGATGTAGAGGTCGCTGGCCTGCTGCGGCGTGTAGCCGTTCAGCGACGCCATCCGCCTGCCCATGGTCTGGAACACGTTGGCCTGGGTGGCGTCAAGGCCGGCGGCGGTGTCGGCGTAGGTGTAGCCGTAGGGCCACAGGATCAGCTCCGAGAACGTGTGCCAGTCGATGTGCGACTTGATCTGCTGCACACCGCCGACCACGCGGCCGTTGACGAAGTCGCGGACGCGGGCGACCTCCGGCGCGGAGAACGCCGACGGGCCGCGGTAGGTCTCGCTCGACCCGCTGCCGCTGGAACCGCCGCAGCAGCCCCACTGGTGGCCCCAGTTGCGGTTCGGGTCGGTGCCGGTCGACGTCGAGTTCGGCTGCCGGTTCTTGCGCCACGCCCGGAACGAGCCGGTGGCGATGTCGTACTCCGCGCCGTCCGGGTTGACGCTGGGGATGACCCAGATCTCCCGGCTGTCGACCGCGCCCTTGATGGCCGCGTTGGACGCGTAGTTGTCCGTGTACCGCTTGATGATGTGCAGGCACATCTCCACGGTCAGGTGCTCGCGCGCGTGCTGGTTGCAGGTGAACAGCACCTCGGGCTCGGCCTCGTCGACCGACGGGTTGTCGCTGATCTTGATCATCCACAGGTCGCGGTTCTGGTACGACTTGCCGATGCTGCGCAGCGTGACCAGGTTCGGGTGGTCGCGGACGGTCTGGTTCAGCTCGGTGACCATCTCCGCGTAGTTGTGGTAACCGGTGTAGCCGGACGGGAAGTCCAGCGCGCCGAGCTGCGGGTCGGTGAAGTCCGCCTTGCCCAGGCCCGCGAGCTGGGCGTCCGCGTCACCGGTGTCGCGCATCGGCAGCCCCGTGGCCCGCAGCAGCCACTGCTGGCGGGGTTCGGCGATCACGGTGAGCGTGTCGCCGTTCCGGCCCAGCACGTCGACGCCGGTGCGGGCGACCTTCGTGCGCGCCTCGGGGGTGGTGGCGGTGACCTCGAACACGGTCCGCTCGGTGGGGTGCGCGGTCGCCGTCTGAGCGGACCCGGGGTGCGCGGGGAGCACCAGGGCCACGCTCGCGACCAGCGCGGCGGCCACAAGGCCGCGCCGCTTGGTGAACATCAAGCCTCCATCATCAGCAGGGTTTGCGACGGATGCGTACGCAGAGTGGCGCGCCGGTCACGGATCGAGGTAGCCGCCGTTTGTCGGGTTCACCACCCGTGGCCAGGCTGACAGTTGACGGAATTGGCGACGCCTTACCCTTGTGGGCATGCTCAACCGCATCGACCTGCGAGGTCGTGTCCCGTCACCCGCCGAACTGCGTGCCGCGCTGCCGCGCGCCGAGGTCGACGTGGACGCGGTGCTGCATCACGTCCGGCCGCTGGTGGACGACGTGCGCGAACGGGGCGTGGAGGCCGTGCTGGAGCACGGCGAGAAGTTCGACAAGGTGCGCCCGGCGTCGATCCGCGTGCCCGCCGCCGAGCTGGAGCGCGCGCTGTCCGAGCTCGACCCGGCCGTGCGCGCGGCGCTGGAGGAGTCGATCGCCCGCGCCCGCGAGGTGCACGCCGACCAGCGCCGGGTCGACACGACCACCCAGGTCGTGCCCGGCGGCACGGTCACCGAGCGCTGGGTGCCGGTGTCCCGGGTCGGCCTGTACGCGCCCGGTGGCCTCGCCGTCTACCCGTCCACCGTGGTGATGAACGTGGTGCCGGCGCAGATCGCGGGCGTGGAGTCGCTGGTGGTGTGCTCCCCGCCGCAGGCGGAGTTCGGCGGCCTGCCGCACCCGACGATCATGGCCGCCGCCGCGCTGCTCGGCGTCACGGAGGTGTGGGCCGTGGGCGGCGCGCTCGCCGTCGCGCTGCTGGCGTACGGCGGCACGGACACCGACGGCCGGCTCCTGGAGCCGGCGGACCTGGTGACCGGTCCCGGCAACATCTACCTGACCGCCGCCAAGCGGCTGCTGCGCGGCCTGATCGGCATCGACGCCGAGGCCGGGCCGACCGAGATCCTGATCCTGGCCGACGACACGGCCGACCCGGTGCACGTGGCCGCCGACCTGATCAGCCAGGCCGAGCACGACACGCTGGCCGCGAGCGTGCTGGTGACCACGTCGACGGAGCTGGCGGACGCGGTGGACGCCGAGCTGGCGCGGCAGGTCGACGCGACCAAGCACCGCGAGCGCGTGCGCACGGCGCTGGCCGGCCGGCAGTCCGGCACCGTGCTGGTGTCGAGCCTGGACGAGGGGTTGCGGGTGGCGGACACCTACGCCGCCGAGCACCTGGAGGTCCAGACGGCCGACGCGCGCGAGGTGGCCGCCCGCGTGCGCGCGGCCGGCGCGATCTTCGTGGGCGCGCACTCGCCGGTGTCGCTGGGCGACTACTGCGCGGGCTCAAACCACGTGCTGCCCACCGCCGGGTGCGCGCGGCA is a window from the Saccharothrix saharensis genome containing:
- a CDS encoding L-aspartate oxidase encodes the protein MSTPAWEARADLLVVGTGVAGLTAALRARELGLRVLVVTKAAGEDGNTRWAQGGVAVVLPGEHDEGDTVELHVRDTLVAGAGLCDEAAVEAIIAGGPAAVTRLRERGAVFDAGPTGGPARTREGGHSAFRVVHAGGDATGAEVERALLAAVSDGRVPVLENHVAVDAVRTPLGQVCGLLVLDGNGVPGVLGAPAVLLASGGLGQLYQATSNPEVATGDGLALALRAGAVAADVEFVQFHPTVLYTGRGARGRCPLVTEAVRGEGAVLVDATGARVMRGVHPLEDLAPRDVVAAAITRHMAGGPGGVDDHVFLDATGISDFARRFPTVHAACLAAGIDPAAGPIPVAPAAHFACGGVVSDVDGRTGVTGLYAAGEVARTGLHGANRLASNSLLEGLVVGTRVAEAVAADLALGVLAKPSASAAVELPTAPVAARDSLQRVMSRYAAIGRDAEGLAVVGSVLDLSTADRTLDSRELVEDAALTVAARALIAAAAEREESRGCHVRTDFTERDDLRWQRSQVVRLNPSGQPVLADPAVARGVA
- the nadC gene encoding carboxylating nicotinate-nucleotide diphosphorylase; translation: MNLGLDLDDARRVIATALEEDLRYGADATTVATVPADAVAVAELTPRAAGVLAGIPVALEVFRQVTDVEVLEERRDGDKAVPGEPALVLRGPVRGLLTAERTALNLLCHLSGVATLTAAWVDEVAGTKARVRDSRKTLPGLRLLEKYAVRCGGGVNHRLGLGDAVLIKDNHVRAAGSVRAALAAVRAHAPHLPCEVEVDSLDQLDEAVAEGAELVLLDNFTAAGCAEAVRRAGGVALEASGGLTLDVARSYAETGVDFLAVGGLTHSAPALDLGLDLR
- a CDS encoding DUF2382 domain-containing protein, which produces MINQAEVDRLYDCDVIDEHGERIGSVKQVWLDDRDGRPMWASVHTGMFGLKESFVPIQDATLGNGVITVPVDKQQVKDAPKIDVSDEHMSDKQQDELYAYYGLIPSHRSGDHDRLPGRGRGETKPTPMPGAGRTSGVTRGETRGTGMPGETRAEGIGDVRREATTSGRAPAAGQGGRHEARSGDSVTRYEEELDVGTRDVEAGRVRLVKHTVTEQKDVTVPVSHEEVRVVREPADGAPTDRAFTDEETEVTLHRQEPVVEKRTTPAEKVRLDKQTVTEEQHVRGEVRKERVDVERDDRTGRRDS
- a CDS encoding carbon-nitrogen hydrolase family protein; the encoded protein is MRVALCQITSSSDPAANLDLVRSQTGRAAAAGARVVVFPEATLCRFGVPLGPVAEPLDGPWASAVRDIADEHGVVVVAGMFTPAPDGRVTNTLLVTGAGHHVGYDKIHLFDAFGFTESHTVAPGAAPVAVEVDGVTFGLATCYDVRFPELFRALADRGATAVLLCASWGAGPGKREQWELLVRARALDCTSWVLACGQADPGVDHGAPTGIGYSTVASPFGEVVEQLAGEPGLVLTEVDTESVTRARNALPVLANRRL
- a CDS encoding ABC transporter substrate-binding protein, with the translated sequence MRSLLPPLVLVASLAAAGCTGTTTPSAEGTSDNSALVLADPIEPTTVNPLLGYGREGVSKLYDGLVEHRADGSVRPQLAADPPAPAPDGLSWTVRLRDDVRFTDGTSFGPEDVVATYRALLDPASGSTERAAYPELTGVEQLDVRTVRFTLSRPWAAFPHTLVLGILPSEALGGPLPDVRPVGTGPYKLVEWRKGDRMVLEANTDYFGGEPKIRKLTVVFVPDDNTRAQRMQAGEFDGTELPPRLAASFGTANGMRVITHRTADLRAVTLPGGPVTGDSAIRMALNHAVNRKGMVDNLLGGKGAVATTPVPDALPEFVETGARFDHDKALAELLLDQAGWVRGADGVRARDGVAARFTLMYPIGDVVRADLATAFAADAKAVGVDVQLAGLGWDAVTPRLGADALLHGGGTPFDPDLMTYEELHTPNPWGYSNPQVDAALDIGRTVLDPAQRAAAYKQFQRAYAAAPGMVVLASVQHTYVVRENWNGYQEVVDPHARGALSWGPWWNLEKWTPR
- a CDS encoding aminotransferase class V-fold PLP-dependent enzyme, whose translation is MTIFLDSAGSSLPPREVLDEVIGHLRREAEVGGYVAARERADDLEAGYGVFAELLGARPDEVAFTDSATRSWLTAFDAVPLVAGDRVLFSEAEYAGTAIPILRRAREVGATAEAVPSDAFGQVDVDALKEMLDERVKLVSLVHVPTNSGLVNPAREVAEAAHAVGALVLLDACQSIGQLPVRADELGVDLIAGTGRKWLRGPRGTGVLVVRREAAARMRPRLVDLHSAEWVAPDEIRLRDDARVHEIWESSVADRLGLVAAARYALAKGIDVIEREVGERAQRLRDGLSALPGVTVRDPGVRKAGLVTFTVDGVAAADVRDRLARDGVTVTVSGASSTLLDMTRRGLDEVVRASPHYFVEPAQVDQAVAAVSRCAR
- a CDS encoding Fic family protein, translated to MADMPWTEVEPLPVLNGDLQSLLDTVRAIQGAWKSVVAANDEAFHEARRRSLRRHAIETGIIERLYDIDWGVTEALVAEGLTADAVARVGDGSVNEDVLEVVRSQYETLEFLVQSAREGRDLSVSLIKELHVALTRRQPTYTATGPTGMVFQATLHHGEWKQQVNHVTRPDGSLLEYTPPEQVASQMDRLVELYRDYGDRDPIVQASWLHHRFVRIHPFEDGNGRVARCLTLLILLKHDLAPLVVDRRERTRYLQCLDRANEGDLRPLVRFFAELEIGALRSELERPVAAEHALAEGAGALTVLEAGIGRLRELRSASGTADRSARVGALADGIQQKIHSWLEGMKDKIGALLREGIDNDAKATVVSAAPPSAEARYWRRQVIRAARSVDFYTNLREGVWWTRLHLVAFEQKLRYLVFLQKTGIGETGVLTLTVYAEMLSSDSSEDGSSVADPIVESSPTETVTWTWTHSPDDQWATVVEVLDTTLASALAKFTSGLG
- a CDS encoding M14 family metallopeptidase — encoded protein: MFTKRRGLVAAALVASVALVLPAHPGSAQTATAHPTERTVFEVTATTPEARTKVARTGVDVLGRNGDTLTVIAEPRQQWLLRATGLPMRDTGDADAQLAGLGKADFTDPQLGALDFPSGYTGYHNYAEMVTELNQTVRDHPNLVTLRSIGKSYQNRDLWMIKISDNPSVDEAEPEVLFTCNQHAREHLTVEMCLHIIKRYTDNYASNAAIKGAVDSREIWVIPSVNPDGAEYDIATGSFRAWRKNRQPNSTSTGTDPNRNWGHQWGCCGGSSGSGSSETYRGPSAFSAPEVARVRDFVNGRVVGGVQQIKSHIDWHTFSELILWPYGYTYADTAAGLDATQANVFQTMGRRMASLNGYTPQQASDLYITDGSVDDWMWAAHKIWSYTFEMYPASASGTSGFYPRDTVIAAQTSRNDTAVQLFLDYSDCVPRITGRTC
- the hisD gene encoding histidinol dehydrogenase, translated to MLNRIDLRGRVPSPAELRAALPRAEVDVDAVLHHVRPLVDDVRERGVEAVLEHGEKFDKVRPASIRVPAAELERALSELDPAVRAALEESIARAREVHADQRRVDTTTQVVPGGTVTERWVPVSRVGLYAPGGLAVYPSTVVMNVVPAQIAGVESLVVCSPPQAEFGGLPHPTIMAAAALLGVTEVWAVGGALAVALLAYGGTDTDGRLLEPADLVTGPGNIYLTAAKRLLRGLIGIDAEAGPTEILILADDTADPVHVAADLISQAEHDTLAASVLVTTSTELADAVDAELARQVDATKHRERVRTALAGRQSGTVLVSSLDEGLRVADTYAAEHLEVQTADAREVAARVRAAGAIFVGAHSPVSLGDYCAGSNHVLPTAGCARHSSGLSVQTFLRGIHVVDYSADALREVSPHVVALANAEDLPAHGQAVTARFRA